A genomic region of Hydrogenispora ethanolica contains the following coding sequences:
- a CDS encoding nitroreductase family protein, which translates to MIHPIKNRRSIRKYRDQAVPDDLVLQVLESARCAPSGDNTQPWRFIVVREEYTRQKLAEAAHKQAWMMMAPVHVVAVADIRVRVRDGEIALDETSPEWELKQIIRDTAIAMEHLVLEAESLGLGTCWVAWFTQAAIRPLLNIPADKYVVGIITLGYPDEAPRARPRKKLEELVRYEHW; encoded by the coding sequence ATGATCCATCCCATCAAAAACCGGCGCAGTATTCGTAAATACCGCGACCAGGCGGTGCCGGATGATCTGGTGCTGCAGGTCCTGGAAAGCGCCAGATGCGCGCCTTCGGGCGACAATACCCAGCCCTGGCGGTTCATTGTGGTCCGGGAGGAATACACCCGGCAGAAGCTGGCGGAGGCCGCCCACAAGCAGGCTTGGATGATGATGGCGCCGGTCCATGTCGTCGCGGTCGCCGACATCCGGGTGCGGGTCCGGGACGGAGAGATCGCGCTTGATGAGACCAGCCCGGAGTGGGAGCTGAAGCAGATCATCCGCGACACGGCCATCGCCATGGAGCATCTGGTGCTGGAGGCGGAGAGCCTGGGACTGGGCACGTGTTGGGTGGCCTGGTTTACACAGGCGGCGATCCGGCCGCTGCTGAACATTCCGGCCGATAAGTACGTGGTGGGCATTATCACCCTCGGCTACCCCGACGAGGCGCCCCGGGCGCGGCCCCGCAAGAAGCTGGAGGAACTGGTCCGCTATGAACATTGGTGA
- a CDS encoding DJ-1/PfpI family protein, which yields MEVLVWLFNEFETLDVFGPVEVLGKLPAVTGFRFVSLHGGIITSSQKVPIITERYQLRRPDPGFILLLPGGFGTRREVDHPPQLQALRQLVEAAGFVLSVCTGAALLARTGSLDGKQATTNKRAFGWVAEQGPQVEWVKKARWVRSGNLYTASGVSAGMDMALGFIADQFGQAVAEQIAAGIEYLWNRDREADPFAMD from the coding sequence ATGGAAGTTCTGGTTTGGCTCTTTAACGAATTTGAGACGCTGGACGTCTTCGGACCGGTGGAGGTCCTAGGAAAGCTGCCGGCGGTGACGGGGTTCCGCTTTGTCTCGCTGCATGGCGGAATCATCACCAGTTCGCAGAAGGTTCCCATCATCACCGAACGTTATCAGCTCCGGCGGCCCGATCCGGGATTCATTCTGTTGTTGCCCGGTGGTTTCGGCACCCGCCGGGAGGTCGACCATCCGCCGCAGCTGCAAGCTCTGCGCCAGTTGGTCGAGGCGGCCGGTTTTGTCCTGTCCGTCTGCACCGGCGCGGCGCTGCTGGCCAGGACCGGCTCGCTCGACGGCAAACAGGCCACCACCAATAAACGGGCTTTCGGCTGGGTGGCCGAGCAGGGACCCCAGGTGGAATGGGTCAAAAAAGCGCGCTGGGTCCGGTCCGGCAATCTCTACACCGCTTCGGGCGTATCGGCCGGAATGGACATGGCCCTGGGCTTCATCGCCGATCAGTTCGGGCAGGCCGTGGCGGAGCAGATCGCCGCTGGCATCGAATATTTGTGGAACCGGGACCGGGAAGCCGATCCGTTCGCGATGGATTAG